In Fundidesulfovibrio terrae, a genomic segment contains:
- a CDS encoding bacteriohemerythrin, with protein MINAPDGWDPSLDLGVPEIDEQHRALFTMIVELDERITRDEFGQGVLDALQGMVAYAATHFEEEENLMLQAGWPGVDAHRSMHADFMQKTSLFKGEALIDSEWTSLDVLRYLLKWLVKHIKLEDRAFFSWRGEG; from the coding sequence ATGATCAACGCACCCGATGGCTGGGACCCGTCTCTCGACTTGGGTGTGCCGGAGATCGACGAGCAGCACCGCGCGTTGTTCACCATGATCGTGGAACTCGACGAGCGCATCACCCGGGATGAATTCGGACAGGGCGTCCTGGACGCCCTCCAAGGCATGGTGGCCTATGCGGCCACGCATTTCGAGGAAGAAGAGAACCTCATGCTCCAGGCCGGATGGCCCGGCGTCGACGCCCATCGGAGCATGCACGCTGATTTCATGCAGAAGACCTCCCTGTTCAAGGGAGAAGCCCTCATCGACAGCGAATGGACCTCGCTGGACGTGCTCAGGTACCTCCTGAAATGGCTGGTGAAGCACATCAAGCTGGAGGACCGGGCCTTTTTCTCCTGGCGCGGCGAAGGCTGA